TAAACCCCATTTTCGTTTGGTTTCGATTACCGAACGGGTGGGGCAGCAGGCCGGGAAAGCCAACGTGCTGGCCCAGTTGGCTCACCACGCCCGGGGAGCGGTTTTGCTGTTTACCGACGCCGACTGCGAGGTGCCGCCCGACTGGATTCAGGGCATGCTAAGACCCTTTCGGGATGAAAAAACCGGCATTCTGACGGGTTGTACGCAGATTTTGGGTCGCAACGGATTTGAAAAGCTGCAGGCCGTCGACTGGTTTTACGGGCAGTACCTGATCAAGCAACTCACCGATCTGGGCATTCCGGTTACGGCAATGGGCAACAACATGGCCGTTCGGCGGACGGCTTACGATGCGGTGGGCGGCTACGAAAGTTTGCCGTTTTCAATTGTTGAAGACTATCAACTCTTTACCGAGGTTGTCGGGCAACGGTTTTTTTTCGCCCAGCGGTTTGATCGGGAGGTTTTGGCCACAACCCGTCCGTTACCAACTGTTCAAAGCTGGTTGCACCAGCGCAAACGCTGGATGATGGGCGCATTGCAGTTACCGGCCTACTTTATCGTTCTGTTTTGTCTTCAATTGCTTTTTTACCCGTTTCTACTCTTTCTGGCCTTTTGGCTTCCCGGTACGGCCTTAATCCTCTGGGGTGTTAAATTTGGGGTTCAATCGGCGCAATTGCTCTGGATTCTGAATCGATTTCGCCGGTGGGATTTGTTACCGTATCTGATCGGCTATGAGTTTTACCTGCACATTGGGTATTTCGTATCGCTGGTTTATTATTTGTTACCAACTCAAGTGGTCTGGAAAGGCCGAACCTACTCATGATTGACACCCACGCCCATATTTACGACCTCCAGTTCGAAGACAAGGACGCCATGCTGACGGCGGCCGCAGAACAGAAGGTGTCTCAAATCTGGATGCCCAACTGCGCCCGGGAAACCATCGACGCCATGATGGACCTGGCCGTTACCTACCCCGACCGGTGTTTGCCGATGATGGGCCTGCACCCCACCTACGTTTGCGAAACCGTGGAGGACGAACTGGCCGCGGTCGAGAGCTGGCTAAACCGGTACCCGTTTATTGCGATTGGGGAAATCGGACTGGATTTTTACTGGGACCTGACCCACGTTGACCGGCAGTTCGAAGCCTTTACGATTCAGCTTCAGTGGGCCTCGCAGCGGAATCTGCCGGTTTCCATCCACAGCCGCTCCGGGGCCAACGGCGGCCGGAATGCCTTTGCCGAATCTGCTGACCTGATCGAAAAGCTGGCCCTGCCGAACTTGAAGGGCATCTTTCACTGCTTTATCGGCACTGTCGACGAAGCCCGGCGCGCCATTGACCTGGGCTTTAAACTGGGGATTGGCGGGGTTTCGACCTTTAAAAACGGTGGACTGGACAAGGTCATACCGCACCTTGATCTGGAACACCTGGTGCTCGAAACCGATGCCCCGTATCTGGCACCGGTTCCCTACCGCGGCAAACGCAACGAACCGGCTTACCTGAAACTGATTGCCCAGCGGGTTGCCGATTTAAAGCAACTGCCGTTGGAACAGGTAGCCGAGCAGACAACCCGAAACGCCCAACAGTTACTCCAACGCTAAGCATGTACCGCACCATCCACATCAACCCGGCTTTGCCCGGCCAATCGCGCACCTCGGTGCTGGTTATCTACACCGGAGGAACGCTCGGCATGGTCTACGACCGGCAGCATGACCAGCTCGTTCCCTTTGATTTTGAGCAGGTTCTGGACCGCGTTCCCGAAATCCGGCGGCTGGATTTTGAATTGACGGTCATCGTTCTGGACGACCTGATCGACTCGTCGAACATGCACCCGTCGAACTGGATCAACCTGGCCCGCATCATCCGCGACAATTACGATGCGTACGACAGTTTTGTCATTCTGCACGGAACCGACACCATGGCCTACACGGCTTCGGCGCTGAGTTATTTGCTGGAAGGGCTGGCCAAAACCGTCATTCTAACGGGCGCACAATTGCCCATCGGGGTGGCCCGTTCGGATGCGCGCGAGAATTTCATCACGGCCCTGGAAATTGCGGCTGCTCAGGAAAACGGACGGGCGAAGGTGCCGGAAGTGTGCATCTATTTTAATTCGATGCTGCTGCGGGGCAACCGGGCCAAGAAAAAAGAAAGCGTCCATTTCAACGCTTTTCATTCCGAAAACTACCCGCACCTGGCAATGGCCGGGGTCAGCATTGAATATAACCTGCCGTTTATCCGGCCCCATGTGGTGGGCTCTACGCTGACGGTTTACGAAGAAATGGATACGAACGTGGTCGTTCTGCCGCTGTTTCCCGGCATCAATGAGCAGATCATAAACTCCATTCTAACCATACCGGACCTTGAGGGGCTGGTGCTGGAAAGCTACGGCGCCGGTAACGCCCCAACGGAAAGCTGGTTTCTGAATGCGCTGGAAAACGCCATTGCCCGCGGGCTTGTGATTTTCAATGTGTCGCAGTGTGACGGAGGCCGGGTGACGCAGGGGCGTTACCAGACCAGCAAACAACTGGATGCCATTGGCG
This Larkinella insperata DNA region includes the following protein-coding sequences:
- a CDS encoding glycosyltransferase; translated protein: MSIDASILIAARNEETTILHCLQAVERLRYPPDRFEVLIGNDQSEDQTGALVTNFIRDKPHFRLVSITERVGQQAGKANVLAQLAHHARGAVLLFTDADCEVPPDWIQGMLRPFRDEKTGILTGCTQILGRNGFEKLQAVDWFYGQYLIKQLTDLGIPVTAMGNNMAVRRTAYDAVGGYESLPFSIVEDYQLFTEVVGQRFFFAQRFDREVLATTRPLPTVQSWLHQRKRWMMGALQLPAYFIVLFCLQLLFYPFLLFLAFWLPGTALILWGVKFGVQSAQLLWILNRFRRWDLLPYLIGYEFYLHIGYFVSLVYYLLPTQVVWKGRTYS
- a CDS encoding TatD family hydrolase, coding for MIDTHAHIYDLQFEDKDAMLTAAAEQKVSQIWMPNCARETIDAMMDLAVTYPDRCLPMMGLHPTYVCETVEDELAAVESWLNRYPFIAIGEIGLDFYWDLTHVDRQFEAFTIQLQWASQRNLPVSIHSRSGANGGRNAFAESADLIEKLALPNLKGIFHCFIGTVDEARRAIDLGFKLGIGGVSTFKNGGLDKVIPHLDLEHLVLETDAPYLAPVPYRGKRNEPAYLKLIAQRVADLKQLPLEQVAEQTTRNAQQLLQR
- a CDS encoding asparaginase is translated as MYRTIHINPALPGQSRTSVLVIYTGGTLGMVYDRQHDQLVPFDFEQVLDRVPEIRRLDFELTVIVLDDLIDSSNMHPSNWINLARIIRDNYDAYDSFVILHGTDTMAYTASALSYLLEGLAKTVILTGAQLPIGVARSDARENFITALEIAAAQENGRAKVPEVCIYFNSMLLRGNRAKKKESVHFNAFHSENYPHLAMAGVSIEYNLPFIRPHVVGSTLTVYEEMDTNVVVLPLFPGINEQIINSILTIPDLEGLVLESYGAGNAPTESWFLNALENAIARGLVIFNVSQCDGGRVTQGRYQTSKQLDAIGVLSGSDCTVEAAITKLMFLLANEPDRETLKRRLVTPLSGEMSA